The Solanum pennellii chromosome 11, SPENNV200 genome contains a region encoding:
- the LOC107003444 gene encoding pentatricopeptide repeat-containing protein At1g20230: protein MNARQAQSLRVLDSLMPNTILSLISRSSSLSQTQQVHAHILKTGHSSDTHFTNKVLSLYANFNCFANAESLLHSLPNPNIFSFKSLIHASSKSNLFSYTLVLFSRLLSKCILPDVHVLPSAIKACAGLSASEVGKQVHGYGLTTGLALDSFAEASLVHMYVKCDQLKCARKVFDKMREPDVVSWSALTGGYAKKGDVFNAKMVFDEGGKLGIEPNLVSWNGMIAGFNQSGCYLEAVLMFQRMNSDGFRSDGTSISSVLPAVSDLEDLKLGVQVHSHVIKMGFESDNCIISALIDMYGKCRCTSEMSRVFEGAEEIDLGGFNALVAGLSRNGLVDEAFKVFKKLKLKVKELNVVSWTSMISSCSQHGKDLEALEIFREMQLARVRPNSVTVSCLLPACGNIAALVHGKATHCFSLRNWFSDDFYVSSALIDMYANCGRIQLARVIFDRMPVRNLVCWNAMTSGYAMHGKAKEAIEIFDSMQRSGQKPDFISFTSVLSACSQAGLTEQGQHYFDSMSRIHGLEARVEQYACMVSLLGRTGKLKEAYDMISTMPIEPDACVWGALLSSCRTHRNMSLGEIAADKLFKIEPKNPGNYILLSNIYASNNRWNEVDKVRDMMKHVGLSKNPGCSWIEIKNKVHMLLAGDDLHPQMPQIMEKLRKLSMDMKNTGVSHDTEFVLQDVEEQDKELILCGHSEKLAVVLGILNTNPGTPLRVIKNLRICGDCHTFIKFISSFEGREIYVRDANRYHHFNEGICSCGDYW, encoded by the coding sequence ATGAATGCAAGACAAGCTCAATCTCTACGTGTATTGGATAGCCTTATGCCCAATACCATTCTAAGCCTCATTTCAAGATCATCATCGCTATCCCAAACGCAGCAAGTTCATGCTCATATACTCAAAACTGGCCATTCCAGTGACACCCATTTCACCAACAAGGTCCTTTCCCTCTACGCCAACTTCAATTGCTTTGCTAATGCAGAATCTCTTCTTCACTCGCTTCCCAACCCCAATATCTTCTCTTTCAAATCTCTCATTCACGCTTCATCAAAATCTAATCTTTTTAGTTACACCCTTGTTTTATTTTCTCGGTTACTATCAAAGTGTATTTTACCTGATGTACATGTACTTCCTAGTGCTATTAAAGCGTGTGCTGGGTTATCGGCGTCAGAAGTTGGGAAACAAGTTCATGGATATGGTTTAACAACTGGGTTGGCGTTGGATTCTTTTGCTGAAGCTTCTTTAGTTCATATGTATGTGAAATGTGATCAGTTGAAATGTGCACGTAAGGTGTTTGATAAAATGCGTGAGCCGGATGTGGTTTCGTGGAGTGCTTTAACTGGTGGTTATGCGAAGAAAGGGGATGTTTTTAATGCTAAAATGGTGTTTGATGAAGGCGGGAAGTTGGGTATTGAGCCAAATCTTGTTTCGTGGAATGGGATGATTGCGGGGTTTAATCAGAGTGGATGTTATTTGGAGGCGGTTTTGATGTTTCAGAGGATGAATTCGGACGGGTTTAGGAGTGATGGGACGAGTATTTCGAGTGTTCTTCCTGCAGTAAGTGACTTGGAGGATCTCAAGTTGGGTGTTCAAGTTCATAGTCATGTCATTAAAATGGGTTTTGAGTCTGATAACTGTATTATCAGCGCGTTAATTGATATGTATGGGAAGTGTAGGTGTACTTCGGAGATGTCGCGAGTGTTTGAAGGGGCAGAGGAAATAGATTTGGGTGGTTTTAATGCTTTGGTTGCTGGGCTATCACGGAATGGTCTTGTTGATGAGgcttttaaagttttcaaaaagttaAAGCTCAAAGTGAAGGAATTGAATGTAGTCTCGTGGACTTCGATGATTTCTTCCTGCTCGCAACATGGCAAAGACCTTGAAGCGCTAGAGATTTTTAGAGAAATGCAGTTGGCTAGGGTGAGGCCTAACTCTGTAACTGTTTCTTGTTTGCTTCCCGCATGTGGCAATATTGCAGCACTAGTACATGGAAAGGCAACACATTGCTTCTCTTTGAGAAATTGGTTTTCAGATGATTTCTATGTCAGTAGTGCATTAATAGATATGTATGCCAATTGTGGAAGGATTCAGTTGGCTCGCGTCATTTTTGACAGGATGCCAGTACGTAATTTGGTTTGTTGGAATGCAATGACCAGTGGATACGCAATGCATGGTAAGGCTAAGGAAGCTATTGAGATCTTCGACTCAATGCAAAGAAGTGGGCAGAAACCTGACTTCATTAGTTTCACGAGTGTTTTATCTGCATGCAGTCAAGCAGGCCTTACAGAGCAAGGGCAGCATTACTTCGATTCTATGTCTAGAATTCATGGACTTGAGGCCAGAGTAGAGCAATATGCTTGTATGGTCAGCCTTCTTGGTCGCACAGGAAAGCTTAAAGAAGCCTATGATATGATCTCCACAATGCCAATTGAACCAGATGCATGTGTCTGGGGTGCTTTACTGAGTTCTTGTAGAACACATCGTAATATGAGTTTGGGTGAGATTGCTGCtgataaactatttaaaattgaaCCCAAGAATCCTGGAAACTACATCTTACTATCCAATATCTATGCGTCTAACAACAGATGGAATGAAGTAGACAAGGTAAGGGACATGATGAAACATGTGGGCTTGAGTAAAAATCCGGGATGTAGTTGGATTGAAATCAAAAACAAAGTACACATGCTATTAGCAGGAGATGATTTACATCCTCAAATGCCACAGATTATGGAAAAGTTGCGAAAATTAAGCATGGACATGAAGAATACAGGTGTTTCACATGATACAGAATTTGTTTTGCAAGATGTTGAAGAACAGGATAAGGAGTTGATCTTGTGTGGGCATAGTGAGAAGTTGGCTGTCGTTTTAGGAATTTTGAACACTAACCCAGGGACTCCTCTAAGAGTCATTAAGAACCTTAGAATTTGTGGTGACTGCCATACCTTTATCAAATTCATCTCCAGCTTTGAAGGGAGAGAAATTTATGTTAGAGATGCTAACCGTTATCATCACTTCAATGAAGGTATCTGCTCATGTGGAGATTATTGGTGA
- the LOC107004582 gene encoding pentatricopeptide repeat-containing protein At4g19440, chloroplastic codes for MDVRRLKIPKTIAIFSHIKRPLTCVIYTASSDQISEPLQKGDSNKPNRSSEKKQIKGLDLNLRKWVVSVLSNPPVDSLKIKDLLTLLTPQQFDAIFLEIYSSLKPLNVLKFFHVASGTCGFSFSVRSYCTLLRLLIASNHDAPARLLLIRLIDGKLPALFDSLQQKHVEVAVSLAELSGVSDFGVAVRTFDLLLHLCCTQFKSVGFDAALDVFRSLASRGVYPSLKTCNFLLSSLVKENELWKSYEVFEILKDGVKPDVYLFSTAINAFCKGGKVEEAKELFRKMENMGIVPNVVTYNNLIHGLCKISNLEDAFLLKEEMILNGVNPSIVTYSMLINCLMKLEKFDEADCVLKEMSNKGLVPNEVLYNTIINGYCSAGDIQKALKVRNEMLTKGILPNSATYNSLIKGFCKVNQASQAEEFLEEMLLHGLGVNPGSFSNVILVLCSNSRFVAALRFVKEMTLRRLRPNDGLLTTLISGLCKEGKHSEAVELWHMLLMKGLTANTVTSNALIHGLCEAGNIQEAVRLLKTMLRSGVQIDSMTYNTLICAFCKEGNLDGAFMLREEMVKQGIAPDVSTYNVLLHGLGEKGKIDKALLLWDECRSKGLVCDIYTYGALINGLCKADQLDKGRDIFHEMLRQGLAPNLIVYNTLIAAFCRNGNVKEALKLRDDIRSRGILPNVVTYSSLIHGMSNIGLIEDAENLIDGMRKEGVLPDVVCYTALIGGYCKLGQMDKARSILQEMLSHNIQPNKITYTVIIDGYCQAGKVKEAKEYFAEMVQKGNTPDSVTYNVLTKGLLKEGEIQEAFSLLDHISHTGVGLDEVTYTSLVNLLPQRSASANQE; via the coding sequence ATGGACGTAAGAAGATTGAAAATTCCCAAAACTATAGCTATATTTTCACATATCAAACGTCCTTTAACTTGTGTGATTTATACTGCTTCTTCAGATCAAATCAGTGAACCATTACAGAAAGGGGACTCAAATAAGCCTAACCGCAGCTCAGAAAAGAAACAGATAAAGGGATTAGATTTGAATTTGCGGAAGTGGGTTGTTTCAGTTCTTTCAAACCCACCTGTAGATTCGTTAAAGATTAAAGATTTACTGACCCTTTTGACTCCTCAACAGTTTGATGCTATTTTCTTGGAAATTTATTCGTCTTTGAAACCATTGAATGTTTTGAAATTCTTCCACGTAGCCTCTGGTACTTGTGGTTTTAGTTTTAGTGTTAGATCTTATTGTACTTTGCTTCGTTTGCTTATTGCTTCGAATCATGATGCTCCAGCTAGGTTGCTTTTGATTAGGTTAATTGATGGGAAACTACCTGCATTGTTTGATAGTTTACAACAAAAGCATGTAGAGGTTGCTGTTTCGTTAGCGGAGTTAAGTGGTGTCTCGGATTTTGGTGTTGCTGTTAGGACTTTTGATCTTTTGCTTCATTTGTGTTGTACTCAATTCAAAAGTGTTGGTTTTGATGCTGCATTGGATGTGTTCAGGTCGTTGGCAAGTAGGGGAGTGTATCCCTCTTTGAAAACTTGCAACTTTCTGTTGAGTTCTCTTGTGAAAGAGAATGAGCTTTGGAAGAGTTATGAGGTTTTTGAGATTTTGAAGGACGGTGTTAAACCAGATGTTTACTTGTTTAGCACCGCGATCAATGCTTTCTGTAAAGGGGGGAAGGTGGAGGAAGCAAAGGAGTTATTTCGGAAGATGGAAAACATGGGTATTGTGCCAAATGTTGTCACTTATAATAACCTCATTCACGGGCTTTGCAAGATTAGTAATTTAGAAGACGCATTCCTACTAAAGGAAGAAATGATATTAAATGGTGTTAACCCAAGTATTGTCACGTATAGCATGCTTATTAATTGTCTGATGAAACTTGAGAAATTTGATGAAGCTGATTGTGTGTTGAAAGAAATGTCAAACAAAGGGCTTGTTCCGAACGAGGTTTTGTATAATACCATCATTAATGGTTATTGCTCAGCAGGAGATATTCAGAAAGCTCTAAAGGTTAGGAATGAAATGCTAACAAAAGGAATTCTTCCCAACTCAGCTACTTACAATTCACTGATCAAAGGTTTCTGCAAGGTAAATCAAGCTAGTCAAGCTGAAGAATTCTTAGAAGAGATGTTATTACATGGATTGGGTGTAAATCCTGGTTCATTCAGTAATGTTATCCTTGTACTGTGTTCGAATTCTAGGTTTGTTGCTGCACTACGGTTTGTTAAGGAAATGACATTAAGACGTTTGAGGCCAAATGATGGGTTGCTGACCACATTAATTAGTGGGCTTTGCAAGGAAGGAAAACATTCAGAGGCAGTTGAGCTCTGGCATATGCTACTAATGAAAGGGCTCACTGCCAATACAGTTACCTCAAATGCTCTAATTCACGGACTTTGTGAAGCTGGTAACATACAAGAGGCTGTTCGGCTGTTGAAAACAATGTTAAGAAGTGGTGTTCAAATAGATAGCATGACTTATAACACTCTTATATGTGCATTTTGCAAAGAGGGAAACTTGGATGGCGCCTTTATGTTGAGAGAAGAAATGGTGAAGCAAGGAATTGCACCTGATGTATCAACTTACAATGTGTTGCTGCATGGGCTTGGTGAGAAGGGTAAAATAGATAAAGCGTTGTTGCTCTGGGATGAATGTCGAAGCAAGGGACTTGTCTGCGATATTTATACCTATGGAGCCTTAATTAATGGTTTGTGCAAAGCTGACCAACTTGACAAGGGCAGGGACATTTTCCATGAGATGCTCAGACAAGGCTTAGCCccaaatttaattgtatataacaCTCTTATTGCAGCTTTTTGTAGAAATGGAAATGTGAAAGAAGCCCTTAAACTTCGCGATGACATTAGAAGCAGAGGTATTCTACCAAATGTTGTCACTTATTCCTCTCTTATACATGGCATGAGCAATATTGGGCTTATTGAAGATGCTGAGAACCTTATTGATGGGATGCGTAAGGAGGGAGTTCTACCTGATGTTGTTTGTTATACTGCATTGATAGGTGGATATTGTAAGTTAGGTCAGATGGATAAAGCGAGGAGCATTTTGCAGGAAATGTTATCACACAATATACAACCTAATAAAATAACTTATACAGTCATTATTGATGGTTATTGTCAAGCTGGTAAAGTTAAAGAAGCTAAGGAGTATTTCGCCGAGATGGTACAGAAAGGAAATACTCCTGATTCGGTCACCTATAACGTTTTGACAAAGGGGCTTTTAAAGGAAGGGGAAATACAAGAAGCCTTTTCACTTTTAGATCATATTTCCCATACAGGAGTTGGTTTAGATGAAGTTACATATACTTCTTTAGTGAATTTACTTCCCCAGAGATCAGCAAGTGCAAACCAAGAATGA
- the LOC107003423 gene encoding pentatricopeptide repeat-containing protein At3g24000, mitochondrial → MCLVIKKKTVNSVIFPFATQTHALKLIAAVREMTKAIHLRNCATNPSIFNSVISIARQFFSTTCAAAGYERLRKLFGSSIGVLQDKDLLKKAPNGELLVLYLIDNGAMDADASLYNQLLKKCTEWKRLKEGRVVHEHFLRSRFSHYTVPNNTLINMYAKCESMGDARKVFDEMPERDMVSWTALITGYSQNEGAKEGLVLFTEMLRFGFMPNQFTFGSVIKAAGALESEGTGRQLHGACVKCGYEDNVYVGSALVDMYARCGLMDEGKIVFDKLSCKNEVSWNGLIAGHARKGEGEIALKLFCEMKRGGFQPTHFTFSSVYAACANIGALEPGKWVHVHMIKSGLELIAFIGNTLLDMYAKSGSIDDARKVFDRLVKKDVVSWNSMLTAYAQHGLGIETVECFEEMCRIGPEPNEVTFLCALTACSHAGLLDNGMHYFELMKKFKIEPNISHYVTIVDLLGRSGQLDRAEKFINEMPIKPSAAIWKALLGACRMHKKLELGVYAAERVFELDPHDSGPHILLSNIYASAGRRSDAARVRKMMNQSGVKKEPACSWVEIENAVHMFVANDDAHPQREEIRNMWEKITDKIKEIGYVPDTSHVLWFMDQQEREERLQYHSERLALAFALLNSPPGSPIRIKKNIRVCGDCHTAFKFVSKVVDREIILRDTNRFHHFRNGSCSCGDYW, encoded by the coding sequence ATGTGtttagttataaaaaaaaaaaccgtTAACAGTGTTATTTTCCCATTTGCAACTCAGACGCATGCACTTAAGCTAATAGCTGCAGTGAGAGAGATGACAAAGGCTATACACCTGAGAAATTGCGCCACAAATCCATCAATTTTCAATTCAGTCATCTCCATAGCTCGGCAATTTTTCTCTACAACATGTGCAGCAGCAGGCTATGAACGTTTACGTAAATTATTTGGTTCATCTATTGGTGTTTTACAAGACAAAGATCTTCTCAAAAAGGCTCCAAATGGGGAGCTTTTAGTACTATATCTTATTGATAATGGAGCAATGGATGCAGATGCTAGTTTATACAATCAGCTTCTGAAGAAATGTACGGAATGGAAACGATTGAAAGAAGGTAGAGTAGTTCATGAACACTTCTTGAGGTCGAGGTTTAGTCATTATACTGTTCCGAATAACACGTTGATTAATATGTATGCTAAGTGCGAGAGTATGGGTGATGCTCGGAAGGTGTTTGATGAAATGCCTGAGAGAGATATGGTTTCTTGGACTGCGTTGATTACTGGGTATTCGCAGAATGAGGGTGCTAAGGAGGGGTTGGTTTTGTTTACTGAGATGTTGAGGTTTGGGTTTATGCCGAATCAGTTTACGTTTGGGAGTGTTATCAAGGCTGCTGGAGCGTTGGAGAGTGAAGGTACGGGTAGGCAATTGCATGGGGCATGTGTGAAGTGTGGATATGAAGATAATGTTTATGTTGGGAGTGCTCTTGTGGATATGTATGCAAGGTGTGGACTAATGGATGAAGGGAAGATCGTGTTTGACAAGTTAAGTTGCAAGAATGAGGTTTCGTGGAACGGTTTGATTGCGGGGCATGCGAGGAAAGGTGAGGGAGAAATTGCTCTGAAGCTTTTCTGTGAGATGAAAAGAGGCGGATTTCAGCCGACGCACTTCACGTTTTCTAGTGTTTATGCAGCCTGTGCAAACATTGGAGCTCTAGAGCCCGGGAAATGGGTGCATGTTCATATGATCAAATCAGGGTTGGAACTTATTGCTTTTATTGGTAATACTCTGCTTGATATGTATGCTAAGTCTGGTAGCATTGATGATGCTCGAAAGGTTTTTGATCGGTTAGTGAAAAAGGATGTGGTCTCTTGGAACTCGATGCTTACCGCCTATGCTCAGCATGGACTTGGAATAGAAACCGTAGAGTGCTTTGAGGAGATGTGTAGGATAGGACCTGAACCTAATGAAGTGACTTTTCTTTGTGCTCTCACAGCTTGCAGTCATGCTGGGCTTCTAGACAATGGAATGCATTATTTtgaattgatgaagaaatttaaaatagaaCCTAATATTTCACATTATGTGACCATTGTTGATCTCCTTGGTCGATCAGGTCAACTTGACCGTGCTGAAAAGTTCATTAATGAAATGCCAATTAAACCAAGTGCAGCCATTTGGAAAGCTTTGCTTGGAGCTTGTAGGATGCATAAAAAATTGGAGTTGGGTGTTTATGCAGCTGAACGCGTGTTTGAACTTGATCCACATGATTCAGGACCACATATTTTGCTGTCCAACATCTATGCCTCTGCTGGTAGAAGAAGTGATGCTGCAAGAGTTAGAAAAATGATGAACCAGAGTGGAGTTAAGAAAGAACCTGCTTGTAGTTGGGTGGAGATTGAGAATGCTGTTCATATGTTTGTAGCAAATGACGATGCTCATCCACAGAGAGAGGAGATCCGTAACATGTGGGAGAAGATAACTGATAAAATTAAGGAAATTGGCTATGTTCCAGACACTAGCCACGTGCTTTGGTTTATGGATCAGCAGGAGAGGGAAGAGAGGTTGCAATACCATAGTGAACGACTTGCTTTAGCATTTGCACTTCTCAATTCTCCACCTGGATCCCCTATCCGGATAAAGAAGAATATCAGAGTTTGTGGTGATTGCCATACTGCATTTAAGTTTGTTTCAAAGGTGGTAGACAGGGAAATCATCCTGAGAGACACTAATCGGTTCCATCATTTTCGTAATGGTTCTTGTTCCTGTGGAGACTACTGGTAG
- the LOC107004583 gene encoding BTB/POZ domain-containing protein At2g13690: protein MHDPTRLKSQPHHHNRRREPPSHHRRAWCCSFTVPPHSPENPAVVPAQNPKKTQSFLKPEVPTKSSSNSLSSFPNSPQNPSRLTRIDPRRILSPGRVSPIDSIDETLNPTGPVSFPEIPKSPTPVDCEQQASGGVGVRDDCSLGIFDVRLNLKGKNGSGLVLELSSEVLSTNSSVFADLIADYRKNSRGFCRIEVPDVENLGVFRDTIELMFEDDIPRKLLRVGAYRAIDVLEVSAGIKFNRSVLSCLKYLEAVPWTEEEEEKLRRLFNKMKFDHETARDISARLYALDMTDSQQTLSKQLVWSVTTCIDANSRNELKSLVKGLLCRSSVYEKDCSDLNKVDIFAICLSCISSLVSLLEEATATSPSVKLAKKEDRTLIDRISKQVDNIIWLLEILLDHQMAEDLVDIWTKQSQLLAMHKCASPLVRYELSRVTAMLFIAMGTGKMHCRSEARSGLLQTWFRPMLLDFGWLQRCKKGLDMKALEEAMGQALLTLPLKEQYALFMDWFKCFSKHGTECPNLSKSFQIWWRRSFLRGSETHASESR, encoded by the exons ATGCACGACCCAACGCGCCTGAAATCTCAACCCCACCACCACAATCGCCGACGTGAACCGCCGTCACATCATCGCCGAGCTTGGTGTTGCTCATTTACTGTACCACCACATAGTCCGGAGAACCCAGCTGTAGTTCCGGCTCAAAATCCCAAGAAGACCCAATCTTTTCTAAAACCGGAAGTACCCACAAAGTCTTCTTCCAATTCCTTATCTTCTTTCCCTAATTCTCCTCAAAACCCCTCCAGACTGACCCGAATTGACCCACGTCGGATCCTCTCACCGGGTCGGGTTTCTCCGATTGATTCTATTGACGAAACCCTAAACCCAACTGGCCCGGTTAGTTTCCCTGAGATACCCAAGTCGCCGACTCCGGTTGATTGTGAGCAGCAAGCTAGTGGTGGGGTTGGGGTTAGGGATGATTGTAGTTTGGGGATCTTTGATGTGAGGTTGAATCTGAAGGGAAAGAATGGTAGTGGCTTAGTGTTGGAGCTTAGCTCTGAGGTTCTTAGTACCAATAGTTCTGTTTTTGCTGATTTGATTGCTGACTATCGGAAAAATTCGAGGGGTTTCTGTAGGATAGAGGTGCCTGATGTGGAGAATTTAGGTGTTTTTCGCGATACAATTGAGCTTATGTTTGAGGATGATATTCCTCGGAAACTTCTCAGGGTGGGTGCTTATCGCGCCATTGATGTGCTCGAG GTATCAGCTGGAATCAAATTCAACCGGAGTGTTTTATCGTGTTTGAAGTACCTTGAAGCTGTTCCTTGGACtgaggaagaggaagagaaaTTGAGAAGATTGTTTAATAAAAtgaagtttgatcatgaaacagCTAGAGACATTTCGGCCAGACTCTATGCTCTAGATATGACAGATTCCCAACAGACTTTGTCTAAGCAGCTTGTTTGGTCTGTGACCACCTGCATTGATGCCAATTCAAGAAACGAGCTAAAATCCTTAGTCAAGGGTCTCCTGTGCAGAAGCTCAGTCTATGAAAAGGACTGCTCTGATCTGAACAAGGTGGATATATTTGCAATATGCCTGTCTTGTATAAGTTCACTTGTTAGTTTGCTTGAGGAGGCAACTGCTACGAGTCCATCTGTAAAATTGGCTAAGAAAGAAGACCGGACCTTGATTGACCGCATATCTAAGCAGGTTGACAACATCATATGGCTGCTTGAAATTTTGCTCGATCACCAGATGGCAGAGGACTTGGTGGATATATGGACCAAACAAAGTCAGTTGCTTGCAATGCATAAATGTGCATCTCCATTGGTCAGATATGAGCTTAGCCGGGTGACCGCTATGCTATTCATAGCAATGGGCACTGGGAAAATGCATTGCCGCTCTGAAGCAAGGTCGGGGCTTCTTCAGACATGGTTTAGACCAATGCTGTTGGACTTTGGATGGTTACAGAGATGCAAAAAAGGCCTAGACATGAAGGCATTGGAGGAAGCGATGGGTCAAGCACTCCTTACTCTTCCTTTGAAGGAACAATATGCTCTGTTTATGGATTGGTTCAAGTGTTTCTCTAAGCATGGTACTGAATGCCCTAACCTAAGCAAATCATTCCAGATATGGTGGCGACGATCGTTCTTGAGAGGCTCTGAAACTCATGCCAGTGAATCTAGGTAG